From the genome of Streptomyces sp. SID8374:
CCAGTCCTTCACCGGCGGTGCCAGCGTCCTCGCGGTGATCCAGCAGGCCAGCCCGATCATCGTGGCGCTGCTCATCTCCGGCGCCGCCGGTTCCGCGATCTGCGCCGACCTCGGCTCCCGCAAGATCCGCGAGGAGCTGGACGCGATGGAGGTCATGGGCGTCTCGCCCATCCAGCGCCTCGTCGTCCCGCGTGTCCTGGCCACCATGCTCGTCGCCGTCCTGCTCAACGGCCTGATCTCCGTGGTCGGCACGCTCGGCGGCTACTTCTTCAACGTGATCATGCAGGACGGCACCCCGGGCGCCTACCTCGCCAGCTTCTCCGCCCTCGCCCAACTGCCCGACCTGTACGTCAGCGAGTTCAAGGCCCTCATCTTCGGCTTCATCGCGGGCATCGTCGCCGCCCACCGGGGCCTGAACCCGCGCGGCGGCCCCAAGGGCGTCGGTGACGCGGTCAACCAGTCCGTCGTCATCACCTTCATGCTGCTGTTCTTCGTGAACATGGTCATCACGGCGATCTACCTCCAGATCGTCCCCGCGAAGGGCGGCTGAGACAGATGGCGATGCTCAGCCGGCTGGACCGGTCCGGCGACCAACTCACCTTCTACGTACGGGCCCTGGTCTGGATCCCGCGCACCCTGCGCCGCTACCTCAAGGAGGTGCAGCGGCTGCTCGCCGAGGTCGCCTTCGGCAGCGGCGGCCTCGGTGTCATCGGCGGCACCATCGGCGTGATGGTCGCGATGACCCTCTTCACCGGCACGGTCGTCGGCCTCCAGGGGTACGCGGCCCTCGACCAGATCGGCACCTCGGCGTTCACCGGGTTCATCTCCGCCTACTTCAACACCCGCGAGATCGCCCCCCTGGTCGCCGGACTCGCCCTCTCCGCCACCGTCGGCGCGGGCTTCACCGCCCAGCTCGGCGCGATGCGGATCAACGAGGAGGTCGACGCGCTCGAAGCGATGGGCGTGCGGTCGATGCCGTACCTCGTCACCACCCGGATCATCGCCGGGGTCGTCGCGATCATCCCGCTGTACGCGATCGGGCTGCTCTCCTCGTACCTCGCCTCCCGCTACATCACCATCCTCTTCAACGGGCAGTCGGCGGGCACCTACGACCACTATTTCAATCTCTTCCTCTCCCCGGACGACGTGCTGCTGTCGGTGCTCAAAGTGCTGATCTTCAGCGTGCTGGTGATCCTCGCCCACTGCTACTACGGCTTCCACGCCACCGGCGGCCCCGCCGGGGTGGGGGTTGCCGTGGGCCGGTCGGTGCGCAACGCGATCGTGCTCATCAGCGTCACCGACTTCTTCCTCTCGCTCGCCATCTGGGGCGCCACGACGACGGTGAAGGTGGCCGGCTGATGAGCCCACGTTCCACGCGGACCGTCCGCCGCCGAGTTGCCGGAGTCGCCTTCCTGCTGGTCCCCGCCGTCCTGGTGTGGGTCTCGGTCTCGGTGTACGACAAGGACTTCCAGGACGACGCCACCGTCACCGTACGGACCGGCCCGGTCGGCAACGAGATGCACGACAACGCCGATGTGAAGCTGCGCGGGGTCGTCATCGGGCAGGTCAGGTCCATCGCCACCGACGGGGAGGGCGCCCGCCTCACCCTGGCCATCGATCCGGACAAGCTGGACCGCATCCCCGCCGACGTCACCGCGCAGATGCTGCCCACCACCCTCTTCGGCCAGCGGTTCGTCGCCCTCGTCCCGCCCCGCACCCCCTCCACCCGCACCCTGAGCGCGGGCGCGGTGATCCCGCAGGACCGCTCCAGCAACGCCATCGAACTCGAAGAGGTGCTGGACAACGTCCTGCCGCTGCTCACCGCCGTAAAGCCGGAGAAGCTCTCCGCCACCCTCAGCGCCGTCTCCCAGGCGCTCGAAGGGCGCGGCGAGAAGCTCGGCGAGACGCTGACCACGCTGGACGCCCACCTGAAGAAGTTCAACCCCCAACTCCCCACGCTCAACGAGGACATCAAACAGCTCGTCAAGGTCAGCACGCTCTACGCGGACACGGCCCCGGACATCCTCGACGCCCTCACCGACGCCACCACCACGAGCGGCACCATCGCCGAACAGGAGGAGCGGCTCGCCGCGTTGTACGGCACCACCACCGCCTCCGCACGCGATGTGGCCTCCTTCCTGCGGGAGAACAAGGAGAACCTCATCCGGCTCTCCTCCTCCGGCCGCCCCACGCTCGAACTCCTCGCCAAGTACGCCGACTCGTTCCCCTGCACCCTGCGTACGGTCGCCGGTTTCGTGCCCGCCATGGACAAGGCGCTCGGCAAGGGCACGGACCAGCCGGGGCTGCACGTGAGCGTCAAGTCCGTTCCCTCCCAGGGGAAGTACGTCCCCGGCAAGGACACCCCGGTCTACAACTCCACCGGCGGTCCGCGCTGTTACTCGGTGCCGTACGTCGGCAAGGGCGGCGCCCCGACCGCCGACACCCGCCGGGCGGCCGACGTCACCGCTCCGCCCCCCGCCGCCCGGGACACCGCCCTCGGCCTGCCCAACTCACCCCAGGAGTCCCGGCTCGTCAACGAGTTGGTGGCCCCCTCACTGAAAGTCCAGCCGCAGACCCTGCCCGACTGGAGCAGCGTGCTCATCGGTCCGGCCTTCCGCGGTGCGGAGGTGAAGCTCAAGTGAAACGCCGCTCCCTCGCGGGACCGCTCACCAAGTCCCTCGTCTTCGTCCTGGTGACCGTCCTCGCCACCACCGTCCTCGGGCTCTCCATCGCCAACACGGGCGTGGGCGACACCACGACGTACAAGGCGCGCTTCACCGACGCCACCGGGCTCATCCCCGGCGACAGTGTCCGCATCGCCGGGGTGAAGGTCGGCCAGGTCGAGTCCGTACGGGTGGCCGACCGCCGGGTCGCCGAGGTCACCTTCGGCGTACGCAAGGGCCGTACGCTCCCCGCCTCGGTGACGGCCTCCATCAAGTACCTCAACATGGTCGGCCAGCGCTATGTCGCCCTGGACCGGGGCGCCGGACCGGTCGGCCGGACCTTCGCCGCCGGGGCCACCATCCCGCTCTCCCGCACCACCCCGGCCCTCGACCTCACCCAGCTCTTCAACGGTTTCCAGCCCCTCTTCGAGGGGTTGTCCCCGCCGGACGTCAACCAGCTGGCGAACTCCATCGTCCAGGTCCTCCAGGGCGAGGGCGGCACCGTCGACTCCATCCTGCGCCACGTCGGCTCGCTCACCACCACCGTCGCCGCCAAGG
Proteins encoded in this window:
- a CDS encoding ABC transporter permease, which produces MTAPLPVRPPEPPEKPPPALSEAPEQRRPSRLLAPLRETGKLFALGIAVGRAIFRRPFQLREFIEQFWFVASVTILPAALVSIPFGAVIALQVGSLTQQLGAQSFTGGASVLAVIQQASPIIVALLISGAAGSAICADLGSRKIREELDAMEVMGVSPIQRLVVPRVLATMLVAVLLNGLISVVGTLGGYFFNVIMQDGTPGAYLASFSALAQLPDLYVSEFKALIFGFIAGIVAAHRGLNPRGGPKGVGDAVNQSVVITFMLLFFVNMVITAIYLQIVPAKGG
- a CDS encoding ABC transporter permease; the protein is MAMLSRLDRSGDQLTFYVRALVWIPRTLRRYLKEVQRLLAEVAFGSGGLGVIGGTIGVMVAMTLFTGTVVGLQGYAALDQIGTSAFTGFISAYFNTREIAPLVAGLALSATVGAGFTAQLGAMRINEEVDALEAMGVRSMPYLVTTRIIAGVVAIIPLYAIGLLSSYLASRYITILFNGQSAGTYDHYFNLFLSPDDVLLSVLKVLIFSVLVILAHCYYGFHATGGPAGVGVAVGRSVRNAIVLISVTDFFLSLAIWGATTTVKVAG
- a CDS encoding MCE family protein, with product MSPRSTRTVRRRVAGVAFLLVPAVLVWVSVSVYDKDFQDDATVTVRTGPVGNEMHDNADVKLRGVVIGQVRSIATDGEGARLTLAIDPDKLDRIPADVTAQMLPTTLFGQRFVALVPPRTPSTRTLSAGAVIPQDRSSNAIELEEVLDNVLPLLTAVKPEKLSATLSAVSQALEGRGEKLGETLTTLDAHLKKFNPQLPTLNEDIKQLVKVSTLYADTAPDILDALTDATTTSGTIAEQEERLAALYGTTTASARDVASFLRENKENLIRLSSSGRPTLELLAKYADSFPCTLRTVAGFVPAMDKALGKGTDQPGLHVSVKSVPSQGKYVPGKDTPVYNSTGGPRCYSVPYVGKGGAPTADTRRAADVTAPPPAARDTALGLPNSPQESRLVNELVAPSLKVQPQTLPDWSSVLIGPAFRGAEVKLK
- a CDS encoding MCE family protein, which produces MKRRSLAGPLTKSLVFVLVTVLATTVLGLSIANTGVGDTTTYKARFTDATGLIPGDSVRIAGVKVGQVESVRVADRRVAEVTFGVRKGRTLPASVTASIKYLNMVGQRYVALDRGAGPVGRTFAAGATIPLSRTTPALDLTQLFNGFQPLFEGLSPPDVNQLANSIVQVLQGEGGTVDSILRHVGSLTTTVAAKDKVIGEVIRNLNTVLKTVNDREAGFDDLVVTLEKLVSGFSGDREPLGEAVTAMGALTTVTADLFQDGRKPLKDDIRQLGRLSDQLDKGTPQIENFLDRTPAKMEAISRLTSYGSWLNLYLCEAKVGGVATDDGSTPPTGIAITQPRCLA